The following is a genomic window from Thermoanaerobaculia bacterium.
CCGCGGCCAACGATCTCGGCGTGCCGGCGTTCGTGCTCGCCGCGGCGCTCTTCGAGCGTTTCGCCTCGCGCGGCAACGCGCAGTTCCAGAATCAGGTGCAGTCGGCGATGCGCTTCGGCTTCGGCGGACACCATGAGAAGGCGGAGAAGGCGG
Proteins encoded in this region:
- a CDS encoding 6-phosphogluconate dehydrogenase (decarboxylating) codes for the protein AANDLGVPAFVLAAALFERFASRGNAQFQNQVQSAMRFGFGGHHEKAEKAEKAEKAEKPETAS